The proteins below come from a single Spirochaetia bacterium 38H-sp genomic window:
- a CDS encoding ABC transporter permease, whose product MLAILKKELRTFFTSPIGYIYMGGFLLFSGYFFATQSILTRNPQYTNIFSGMITIFLFIMPMLTMRLMSEEKNQKTDQLLITSPTSVGNIIIGKFLAAYVIFAITLAITILYAIVIEIHGKLPLWETIGSYIGFLLLGGAYISVGLFISTMTENQIVSALVSFFAVLLLLFLDNIANAMPAENIAGLIFAIILAALLSLYLYRTTKNIFLAAVVLAVAIVGTGIAYIIDSSLFYRLITKTLQILSLNNRYKSFGMGIFEVSGIVYYISYMAFFLFLSTHAVERRRWV is encoded by the coding sequence ATGCTTGCTATCTTAAAAAAAGAACTAAGAACATTTTTTACATCACCCATAGGATATATTTATATGGGAGGATTTCTCCTGTTTTCGGGCTATTTTTTTGCAACACAATCTATTCTTACAAGAAACCCTCAGTATACCAATATATTCAGTGGTATGATAACAATCTTCTTGTTTATAATGCCAATGCTGACCATGCGTCTCATGTCAGAAGAGAAAAATCAGAAAACGGATCAGCTTCTCATAACGAGCCCCACATCAGTAGGGAATATAATAATCGGTAAATTCCTTGCTGCATATGTAATATTTGCAATAACACTTGCAATAACAATATTATATGCCATAGTCATAGAGATACATGGCAAACTGCCACTCTGGGAAACAATAGGAAGCTATATCGGGTTTCTTCTTCTTGGAGGTGCATACATCTCCGTGGGGCTTTTTATATCAACTATGACAGAAAACCAGATAGTCTCGGCACTTGTTTCTTTTTTTGCTGTATTATTACTTCTTTTTCTTGATAATATTGCCAATGCAATGCCGGCAGAAAACATAGCAGGACTCATATTTGCAATAATACTGGCAGCGCTGCTTTCTCTATATCTATACAGAACAACAAAAAACATATTCCTAGCAGCTGTTGTTCTTGCGGTTGCGATTGTAGGGACAGGAATAGCATATATTATAGACTCCTCTTTGTTTTACAGACTAATCACAAAAACCCTGCAAATCCTCTCCTTAAATAACAGATATAAATCGTTTGGGATGGGGATTTTTGAAGTTTCCGGAATAGTATATTACATATCGTACATGGCATTCTTCTTGTTTCTATCCACTCATGCCGTAGAAAGAAGAAGATGGGTCTGA
- a CDS encoding GldG family protein — translation MKLIKNIGKTISKGIQSLSKDTVKYGGYAAIVTVAFALILLLFNIAITSLDFKFDLTEKKLFSLSDETIKFIKNLKDDIRITAIYKEGEEPERIKEVLNLYAKNSPHISLRFVDLDKNPGILSEYKDSDKKIENGSIIIESQKAKKILSSYDLYEITYSQQGPQITGFAAEKIITTTIYTVAGGKSPIVYELEGHQETPLSRYKATELLERENITLKTLNFIKNPAIPADAKAIIIYGIRRDISPGEAELLQQYLDTGGHLIVVKGITSENTPNLDKVLSSYGIRFDYGIVGEPNRQKNMGNPFQVIPIIADHDISKKITENKDTMILQWSMAIKEESIKRKTIKITPLLTTTATSFMTKNFDKSKNTAQISKDETGPFNLAVAIEEKQDNGKTTRIVAIAADSLMENLYPFNAQIPANIDFFIGSILWSTDRKDSISVGSKSLMALPLSIDGRMQIIYTVLFVIIIPLAFIITALVVWLRRKNL, via the coding sequence ATGAAACTCATAAAAAACATAGGAAAAACCATCAGCAAAGGCATTCAATCTCTAAGCAAAGATACCGTAAAATACGGCGGTTATGCAGCAATAGTAACCGTAGCCTTTGCTCTAATATTACTACTATTCAATATAGCAATTACAAGCCTTGATTTTAAATTCGATCTTACGGAAAAAAAACTTTTTTCCCTGTCGGATGAAACTATAAAGTTTATAAAAAATCTTAAAGATGACATACGGATAACAGCCATATACAAAGAGGGAGAAGAACCTGAGAGAATAAAAGAAGTTTTAAACCTATATGCTAAAAACAGCCCTCACATATCTTTAAGGTTTGTAGACCTGGACAAAAATCCTGGCATACTGTCAGAATATAAGGACAGCGACAAAAAAATAGAAAACGGTTCTATTATAATAGAAAGCCAAAAAGCAAAAAAGATTCTTAGCAGCTATGACCTTTACGAGATAACATACTCCCAGCAAGGTCCTCAAATTACAGGATTTGCAGCAGAAAAAATAATAACAACTACAATATATACCGTAGCAGGGGGGAAAAGTCCTATAGTCTATGAGTTGGAAGGGCATCAGGAAACTCCTCTATCCAGATATAAAGCAACAGAACTTCTGGAAAGAGAAAATATTACTTTAAAAACTCTCAATTTTATCAAAAACCCTGCAATACCGGCAGATGCCAAGGCAATAATAATTTACGGAATAAGAAGAGATATAAGCCCTGGAGAAGCAGAACTTCTTCAGCAATATCTGGATACAGGTGGTCATCTCATAGTAGTAAAAGGCATAACATCGGAAAATACCCCCAATCTCGATAAGGTTCTTTCATCATACGGTATACGCTTTGACTACGGGATTGTAGGAGAACCAAACCGCCAGAAAAATATGGGCAATCCATTTCAAGTTATACCAATCATAGCAGATCACGACATAAGCAAAAAAATAACAGAGAACAAAGATACAATGATTCTGCAATGGAGCATGGCCATAAAAGAAGAGTCTATCAAGAGAAAAACAATCAAGATAACACCTCTCCTTACAACGACTGCGACCTCATTTATGACAAAAAACTTTGATAAAAGTAAAAATACAGCTCAGATTTCAAAGGATGAGACAGGGCCTTTTAACCTTGCCGTAGCAATAGAAGAAAAACAGGATAATGGAAAGACAACCAGAATCGTAGCAATAGCAGCAGACAGTCTTATGGAAAATCTATATCCATTTAACGCTCAGATACCAGCAAATATAGATTTCTTTATCGGCTCTATACTCTGGAGTACTGATAGAAAGGACTCTATCTCCGTAGGGTCGAAAAGTCTTATGGCACTTCCTTTAAGCATAGATGGACGTATGCAAATAATATATACGGTACTTTTTGTCATAATAATACCTCTTGCTTTTATAATCACAGCACTTGTCGTATGGCTCAGGAGGAAAAATCTATGA
- a CDS encoding DUF4340 domain-containing protein, producing the protein MNRKSKLILLATATAAIVLLLLLIPVLKNKPQAESTTNKTLYVVSLNREDITKIKIDKTNLVFIKQDTNEDKTGLGTWTTEKNAPYKIDESSITSTCYSLTGISADRIIEEEAKDLSIYGLDKPQASITLTDKNNNVQTIFLGNKTPTGSGYYAKRKSDNTVYVIYNYLAEKFFTKLSDFRDKSLTSIDSSKLKHILLERKSLPDIEILEKTEEDQPFMPLARYKIIKPFAYTITADPQKLESFINPLSSIRIENFADISMAEAGLDNPDYRLTLKDDKNNLTLLIGKQTEDGKYYAKTTDSSEIFTIRNITDALTKDAKDIADTFIFLVDIKNTKEFMIKFPDRTYTAMIKRIEKEEKTDDNKESKQIEEHFYVNGQEIEEKAFRQFFQQCIGITADSWSPDENISGKSEISMYFKVETEKGDMTKRIDYIPYKEGFYAAKRDSKTYFIVSERQIKSLRKAVEEVLTHTVN; encoded by the coding sequence ATGAACAGAAAAAGCAAGCTTATATTACTAGCAACAGCAACAGCAGCCATTGTGCTGCTGTTGCTTCTTATACCTGTTCTAAAGAATAAACCTCAAGCAGAGAGCACTACAAATAAGACGCTATATGTAGTCAGTCTCAACAGAGAAGATATAACAAAAATAAAAATAGATAAAACAAATCTGGTATTTATAAAACAGGACACTAACGAAGATAAAACAGGATTGGGCACATGGACGACAGAAAAAAATGCTCCTTATAAAATTGACGAGAGCAGTATAACTTCTACTTGCTACAGTCTTACCGGAATAAGCGCAGACAGAATAATAGAAGAAGAGGCAAAAGACTTGTCCATATATGGCCTTGATAAACCTCAAGCCTCCATAACTCTTACAGATAAAAACAACAATGTGCAGACTATATTTCTAGGAAACAAAACCCCTACGGGAAGCGGTTATTATGCCAAGAGAAAAAGTGATAATACAGTCTATGTTATCTACAATTACCTTGCAGAAAAATTCTTTACCAAGTTATCTGACTTTAGAGATAAGAGCCTGACAAGTATAGACAGCAGCAAATTAAAGCACATTCTTCTAGAACGCAAATCACTCCCTGACATAGAAATACTAGAGAAAACAGAAGAAGATCAGCCCTTTATGCCGCTGGCAAGATACAAAATAATCAAGCCCTTCGCCTACACAATAACAGCAGATCCCCAAAAACTTGAAAGTTTTATAAATCCATTGAGCAGCATAAGAATAGAAAATTTTGCAGATATAAGTATGGCAGAAGCAGGACTAGACAACCCAGATTATAGACTGACTCTCAAAGACGATAAAAACAACCTCACACTGCTCATAGGAAAACAAACAGAGGATGGTAAATACTACGCAAAGACCACAGACAGCAGTGAAATATTTACAATAAGAAACATCACTGATGCACTTACAAAGGATGCAAAAGACATAGCAGACACATTTATATTCCTTGTTGACATCAAAAACACCAAGGAGTTTATGATAAAATTCCCTGACAGGACATATACAGCAATGATAAAACGTATAGAAAAAGAAGAAAAAACAGATGATAACAAAGAAAGCAAGCAGATAGAAGAACATTTTTATGTAAATGGGCAAGAAATAGAAGAAAAAGCCTTTAGACAATTCTTTCAGCAGTGCATAGGCATAACTGCAGACTCATGGTCTCCTGACGAAAACATAAGCGGAAAATCAGAAATCAGCATGTACTTTAAAGTAGAAACAGAAAAGGGCGATATGACAAAAAGAATAGACTATATACCATATAAAGAAGGCTTCTATGCTGCTAAGAGAGACAGTAAAACATACTTTATAGTATCAGAAAGACAGATAAAATCACTTAGAAAAGCAGTAGAAGAAGTCTTAACACATACAGTTAATTAA
- the rny gene encoding ribonuclease Y, which produces MSIILSVALPLIGLALGWTARWLYAKFQLNSEEQKAERIKNEAAKEAEARKKEILFEAQEQIHKERIQLEREVRNRRAELQRTERRLEQKEENLEKKLAATEKRSEALADRERKLAAKESQLGEKEQKIEEELTRISGLSKEEARQIILDRLQEEAKHDAQVLINKIEEEAKATAERKAREIIVSTIQRIATDVTSEITVTTVSLPNDEMKGRIIGREGRNIRTLETLTGVDIIIDDTPEAVVLSCFDPVRKEIARLSLERLISDGRIHPARIEEVVHKVTREISQTVYEEGEKVLFELGIHDFSPEAIQALGRLMYRTSYGQNVLAHTKEVAILAGMLAAEVGADPQIAKRGALLHDIGKAIESQDDSTHIELGIELAKRMGEDKRVINCIAAHHGDVPHSCPESVIVQVADAISAARPGARRESLENYIKRLENLEKIAESFSGVDKAFAIQAGRELRIMVNNDSVDDMGAREMARDIAKKIEGELRYPGRIKVTIIRETRVVEYAR; this is translated from the coding sequence ATGAGTATAATTCTTTCAGTTGCCCTTCCTCTTATAGGTTTGGCGCTGGGGTGGACAGCTAGATGGCTATATGCCAAATTTCAGCTTAATTCTGAAGAACAGAAGGCTGAGAGAATAAAAAATGAAGCGGCAAAAGAAGCAGAAGCTAGAAAAAAAGAAATATTATTTGAAGCTCAAGAACAAATACATAAGGAACGTATTCAGTTGGAGCGCGAGGTCAGAAACAGAAGGGCTGAGCTTCAACGAACAGAAAGAAGATTAGAGCAAAAAGAAGAGAATTTAGAAAAAAAGCTAGCCGCAACAGAAAAAAGAAGCGAGGCGTTAGCAGACCGAGAGAGGAAACTGGCTGCCAAAGAAAGCCAGTTGGGCGAAAAAGAACAAAAAATAGAAGAAGAGCTTACTAGAATCTCGGGTCTAAGCAAGGAAGAGGCAAGACAGATTATTCTTGACCGTCTCCAGGAAGAGGCAAAACATGATGCACAGGTGCTTATAAACAAGATAGAAGAAGAAGCCAAGGCAACGGCAGAACGCAAGGCAAGAGAAATAATAGTAAGCACAATACAGCGTATAGCTACGGATGTAACATCCGAAATTACTGTTACAACTGTTAGTCTTCCCAATGATGAGATGAAAGGACGTATAATAGGACGGGAGGGAAGGAACATCCGTACGCTTGAGACTCTTACCGGTGTAGATATCATAATAGATGATACTCCGGAAGCTGTAGTACTTTCATGCTTTGACCCTGTGAGAAAGGAAATTGCCAGACTTTCTCTTGAACGCCTCATATCCGATGGCAGAATACATCCTGCCAGGATAGAAGAAGTTGTCCACAAGGTAACCAGAGAGATAAGTCAAACTGTATATGAGGAAGGCGAGAAGGTATTATTTGAACTGGGCATACATGATTTTTCACCGGAAGCCATACAGGCTCTAGGACGACTTATGTATAGGACCAGTTATGGCCAGAATGTTCTGGCTCACACAAAAGAAGTTGCAATACTTGCGGGTATGCTTGCAGCAGAAGTTGGAGCGGATCCTCAGATTGCAAAGAGAGGTGCACTTTTGCACGATATAGGAAAGGCTATAGAGTCTCAGGATGACAGCACCCATATTGAGCTTGGGATAGAGCTTGCCAAGAGAATGGGTGAGGACAAGCGGGTGATCAACTGTATTGCTGCTCACCACGGAGATGTGCCTCACAGCTGTCCCGAGTCCGTAATAGTGCAGGTGGCAGATGCTATTTCTGCGGCAAGACCTGGGGCACGCCGCGAGTCGCTTGAGAATTATATAAAGAGGCTTGAGAATCTTGAAAAGATTGCAGAATCTTTTAGCGGTGTCGATAAAGCCTTTGCAATACAGGCTGGACGTGAGCTTAGAATAATGGTCAACAATGATAGCGTAGATGATATGGGTGCCAGAGAAATGGCGCGTGATATTGCAAAGAAGATAGAAGGGGAGCTAAGATATCCCGGAAGGATAAAGGTTACAATAATCCGTGAGACACGGGTTGTAGAGTACGCAAGATAA
- a CDS encoding nucleoside triphosphate pyrophosphatase → MLLLASNSPRRAELLKKTGIEFYQWAPDYDEFFPNTEDIRDAAIELSKNKLQQVMKYEITKKFALVLTADTIIEINGMVLGKPENKKEAKRFLSLLSGKEHRVITSLCLYNKENSKIISDAETTYVKFSSLSDEEIESYTNTKEWRGAAGAYRIQGMGELFIEWIKGTYSCVMGLPLSCFYGILRKINFPYRKIFRPLDE, encoded by the coding sequence ATGCTTCTTCTTGCTTCTAATTCTCCAAGGAGAGCAGAATTACTAAAAAAGACAGGGATAGAATTTTATCAATGGGCTCCGGACTATGATGAGTTTTTTCCGAACACTGAGGACATCCGGGATGCTGCAATAGAATTGAGCAAAAACAAGCTGCAACAAGTTATGAAATATGAAATAACAAAAAAATTTGCACTGGTTTTGACAGCAGATACAATTATAGAAATAAACGGCATGGTACTGGGAAAACCAGAAAATAAAAAAGAAGCAAAAAGATTTTTATCCCTGCTTTCCGGGAAAGAACACAGAGTTATAACTTCCTTATGCCTCTACAACAAGGAGAATAGCAAGATAATATCCGATGCAGAAACAACTTATGTTAAATTCTCAAGCCTTTCCGACGAGGAAATAGAATCATATACAAATACAAAAGAATGGAGAGGAGCAGCAGGAGCTTACAGAATCCAAGGTATGGGAGAGCTGTTTATAGAATGGATAAAAGGCACATATTCCTGTGTAATGGGCTTGCCCCTGTCATGTTTTTATGGCATTCTTAGAAAAATAAACTTTCCGTATAGGAAAATTTTCCGTCCGTTGGACGAGTAA
- the rpsB gene encoding 30S ribosomal protein S2 — protein MAVVTMKNLLESGVHFGHQKRRWDPRMKKFIFSERNGIHIIDLQKTIQAIKEAYDVVRKTVLAGKSVLFVGTKRQAQGAIQREAERCGMFYVNNRWLGGTLTNFETIKKSILRLKKLEKMEVDGTFDTMSKKEVSRLLKEKSRLIKNLGGIKEMKELPGVIFIIDTRHEAIAVAEAKTLGIPIIGIVDTNCNPDVVDYPIPGNDDAIRAINLFTSIIADAVIEADNEMGLEVVDSLQDEEIDESTIETGKEDETDMIKVSVSAKLGREEEDDDAGYTAEDYSDYTPEEQTKEDNIPSEDEEIVDEDKYYEE, from the coding sequence ATGGCTGTAGTAACCATGAAAAACCTTCTGGAGTCCGGTGTACATTTCGGACACCAGAAACGCAGATGGGATCCCAGAATGAAGAAGTTTATTTTTTCCGAGAGAAATGGGATCCATATAATAGATCTGCAGAAAACAATTCAGGCTATAAAAGAAGCCTACGATGTAGTAAGAAAAACAGTTCTTGCAGGCAAGAGCGTTCTCTTTGTAGGAACAAAGAGACAGGCTCAGGGAGCTATCCAGAGAGAAGCAGAGCGCTGTGGCATGTTTTATGTCAACAACAGATGGCTAGGCGGAACACTAACCAACTTTGAAACAATAAAAAAATCAATTCTAAGACTTAAAAAACTTGAGAAGATGGAAGTGGACGGTACATTTGATACAATGTCCAAAAAAGAAGTCTCAAGGCTTCTCAAGGAAAAAAGCCGCCTGATCAAGAATCTTGGTGGAATAAAAGAAATGAAAGAGCTTCCGGGCGTGATATTTATAATAGATACTCGTCACGAAGCAATAGCAGTAGCAGAAGCAAAAACATTAGGTATTCCTATCATAGGTATAGTGGATACCAATTGTAATCCCGATGTTGTAGATTATCCTATTCCCGGCAATGACGATGCAATAAGGGCTATCAATCTTTTTACGTCTATAATTGCAGATGCTGTAATAGAGGCAGATAATGAGATGGGCCTTGAGGTTGTAGACTCCCTCCAAGATGAGGAAATAGACGAGAGTACGATAGAAACAGGCAAAGAAGATGAAACAGATATGATCAAGGTCTCAGTAAGCGCAAAACTGGGAAGAGAGGAAGAAGATGATGATGCGGGATATACAGCAGAGGACTACTCCGACTACACACCGGAAGAGCAGACAAAGGAAGACAATATTCCTTCCGAGGATGAGGAAATAGTAGACGAAGATAAATATTATGAGGAGTAA
- the tsf gene encoding translation elongation factor Ts translates to MAISAADVKKLRDKTGAGIMDCKRALTEANGDFDKAEKILKEMGLAAAAKRSDRATKEGRVFAVVKDNKAGLLEILCETDFVARNSDFISTGEEILNLIVDKNLTIEDEEVKEAMNNLSIKVKENLNLRRADVLEAADDEYITSYIHGEGSIGVLVKFSVEKPEIKDNEQFKTFAFDCALHAAAFSPMYLTAAQVPEDYKNEQMEIFVKQAQNTGKPEKVIQGIAQGKLKKHLAEICFTEQTFVKDNKKSVQQVMDELSKSLGATIKLIDYRYYKVGEEL, encoded by the coding sequence ATGGCAATATCAGCAGCAGATGTAAAAAAACTGCGTGATAAGACAGGCGCAGGGATAATGGACTGTAAGAGAGCTCTTACAGAAGCCAATGGCGACTTTGATAAGGCAGAAAAGATTTTAAAAGAAATGGGGCTTGCTGCAGCAGCAAAAAGAAGCGATAGAGCAACAAAAGAAGGTAGAGTTTTTGCAGTTGTAAAAGATAATAAAGCAGGATTGCTGGAGATACTCTGCGAAACGGATTTTGTTGCAAGAAACAGCGATTTTATAAGTACCGGAGAAGAGATTCTCAACCTTATTGTAGATAAGAATCTTACAATAGAAGATGAAGAAGTAAAAGAAGCCATGAACAATCTTTCTATCAAGGTTAAAGAGAATCTCAACCTCAGAAGAGCCGACGTATTGGAGGCTGCAGATGATGAGTACATAACCTCATATATACACGGCGAAGGTTCTATAGGAGTACTCGTAAAGTTTTCCGTAGAGAAACCGGAGATAAAAGACAATGAGCAGTTTAAGACTTTTGCCTTTGACTGCGCTCTCCATGCTGCGGCTTTTTCACCTATGTATCTGACAGCAGCACAGGTACCGGAAGACTATAAAAACGAACAGATGGAAATTTTTGTAAAACAGGCTCAGAATACAGGAAAACCTGAGAAGGTAATCCAGGGAATCGCTCAGGGAAAGCTCAAAAAGCATCTAGCTGAGATATGTTTTACAGAACAGACTTTTGTAAAAGACAATAAAAAATCAGTGCAACAGGTTATGGACGAACTTTCTAAATCTCTTGGCGCTACTATAAAGCTTATAGATTATAGATATTATAAGGTCGGAGAAGAACTCTAG
- the frr gene encoding ribosome recycling factor → MEKIIQDAESRMKKSVANLKEELATVRTGRATPALFDRITVEYYGQQSPLNQVASISAPEPRLIVIQPWDKSVLGEIEKAIQNSDLSLNPVNDGKVLRINIPPLTEERRKEYIKMAKNTAEQAKVAVRNIRRDANESLKKAEKNGDISEDEFKKGEEKIQKLTDKYVEEISKLLEAKEKEIMED, encoded by the coding sequence ATGGAAAAGATTATCCAAGATGCAGAAAGCAGAATGAAAAAATCTGTAGCTAATTTAAAAGAAGAACTTGCAACCGTAAGAACAGGACGAGCAACACCTGCCCTTTTTGATAGAATAACAGTGGAATATTACGGACAACAAAGTCCTCTTAATCAGGTAGCATCAATATCTGCACCAGAACCAAGACTCATTGTAATACAACCGTGGGACAAATCGGTATTGGGAGAAATAGAAAAAGCCATACAAAACTCCGATCTTTCTCTTAACCCTGTAAACGATGGTAAGGTTCTCAGGATAAATATCCCCCCACTTACAGAAGAAAGAAGAAAAGAATATATAAAAATGGCAAAAAACACAGCAGAACAGGCAAAAGTAGCCGTAAGAAACATACGTCGAGATGCCAACGAATCTCTTAAAAAAGCAGAAAAAAACGGTGACATAAGCGAAGATGAGTTCAAAAAAGGCGAAGAGAAAATACAAAAACTGACTGACAAATATGTAGAAGAGATAAGCAAACTCCTTGAAGCAAAAGAAAAGGAGATTATGGAAGATTAA
- the uppS gene encoding polyprenyl diphosphate synthase — MAEENLKIPRHVGIIMDGNGRWAVQRGLPRYKGHEEGLKATKNTVKAVSERGIKYLSLYTFSTENWKRAQEEVSFLFGLIRKHLKKEFDFYKENGIRIVHSGDISKLPIEIQNDLKEIINDTRDFSGLILNLALNYGGRDEIIRAISRYKETKDKFPLTEDNFKNFLDVPFLPDPDLIIRTAGEKRLSNFLLWQSAYSEYYFSDVLWPDFSEKELDDALKDYAKRKRKYGGMG; from the coding sequence ATGGCAGAAGAAAATCTAAAAATCCCTCGCCATGTTGGAATAATAATGGATGGCAACGGCAGATGGGCAGTACAAAGAGGACTCCCCAGATACAAAGGACACGAAGAAGGCTTGAAAGCCACAAAAAACACAGTAAAAGCCGTATCGGAAAGAGGTATAAAATACCTCTCGTTATATACCTTTTCTACAGAAAACTGGAAAAGAGCTCAAGAAGAAGTCTCTTTTCTATTTGGTTTAATAAGAAAGCACCTAAAAAAAGAGTTTGATTTCTATAAAGAAAATGGGATAAGAATAGTTCATAGTGGAGATATATCAAAACTTCCTATAGAAATCCAAAATGATCTTAAAGAGATAATAAATGATACCAGGGATTTTTCTGGACTAATATTAAATCTTGCACTCAACTATGGTGGAAGAGACGAGATAATACGCGCTATAAGCAGATATAAAGAAACAAAAGATAAATTTCCTCTGACAGAAGATAATTTTAAGAATTTTCTGGATGTCCCTTTCTTGCCTGATCCTGATCTCATAATAAGGACCGCAGGAGAGAAACGACTCAGCAATTTCCTTTTATGGCAAAGTGCTTACTCGGAGTACTATTTCTCAGATGTCTTATGGCCAGACTTCTCCGAGAAAGAATTGGACGACGCCCTAAAAGATTATGCAAAGCGCAAGAGAAAGTACGGAGGAATGGGTTGA
- a CDS encoding phosphatidate cytidylyltransferase, with translation MSNIVNRILLFLLGLPLLIVTVYFLPFYNNIGINIIAILASAIGGIEMANMLKNKGSNIPSVAGALIGASLPLTSYISVSFFNNMEIAIFSLIFIIVINLSIAAFVSSEEELPLVIPRIGQRFLLIVYPGAFLMFIPRLTALSGGTILMAIFILSVYLNDSMAYVTGKLLGKNNNNIIFISPNKSIAGFVGGLTASIAVTVSAQLIFPKLFPGHIIKSVFFGIIIGFSTIIGDLLESSIKRSCNVKDSGSIIPGRGGMLDSIDSPVFTAPLFFYLYILLF, from the coding sequence TTGAGCAACATAGTAAATAGGATCTTGCTTTTTTTGTTGGGATTACCATTATTGATAGTAACGGTTTATTTTTTGCCTTTTTATAATAACATAGGAATAAATATTATAGCTATTCTTGCATCGGCAATTGGCGGGATAGAAATGGCCAACATGCTTAAAAACAAAGGTTCCAATATTCCTTCTGTGGCAGGTGCATTAATAGGAGCTTCCTTACCATTAACCTCTTATATATCTGTCAGTTTCTTTAACAATATGGAAATAGCCATCTTCTCTCTTATTTTTATCATAGTTATAAACCTGTCAATAGCAGCTTTTGTTTCTTCAGAAGAAGAATTACCACTAGTCATACCTAGAATAGGACAGAGGTTTCTTCTCATAGTATATCCTGGTGCATTCTTGATGTTTATCCCTAGACTCACAGCTCTTTCCGGTGGGACCATATTGATGGCAATATTTATTTTATCAGTATATCTAAATGATTCCATGGCATATGTCACAGGAAAATTACTAGGTAAGAATAACAATAATATTATATTTATAAGTCCCAATAAAAGTATCGCAGGTTTTGTAGGCGGGCTTACGGCATCAATAGCAGTAACAGTATCTGCTCAACTTATTTTCCCAAAACTTTTTCCGGGGCATATAATAAAATCAGTGTTTTTTGGTATTATAATAGGATTTTCTACAATTATTGGTGATTTACTGGAATCATCAATAAAACGTTCTTGCAATGTAAAGGATTCTGGCTCAATAATACCAGGCAGAGGAGGAATGCTGGATTCCATAGATTCTCCTGTATTTACGGCTCCTCTATTTTTCTACCTCTATATATTGCTTTTTTAA